One region of Kazachstania africana CBS 2517 chromosome 3, complete genome genomic DNA includes:
- the KAFR0C05210 gene encoding pleiotropic drug resistance family ABC transporter: MSEKKDIIDSGAMSQVDESSSLNLQSYDGFDQNAQDKIRQLARSLTNQSSTTHNNDAASLFSNVKGVNPVFTDPSNPEYDERLDPESENFSSTAWVKNMANLTAADPDYYKPYSLGCVWKDLTASGDSSDVVYQSTVFNMPTKLLKTAFRKARPAKESDTFQILKPMEGCINPGELLVVLGRPGSGCTTLLKSISSNTHGFNVGKDSTISYNGLTPKAINRHYRGEVVYNAESDVHLPHLTVFETLYTVARLKTPSNRVQGVDRDTYAKHLTDVTMATYGLSHTRNTKVGNDLVRGVSGGERKRVSIAEVTICGSKFQCWDNATRGLDSATALEFIRALKTQATLTNTAATIAIYQCSQDAYDLFDKVCVLYGGYQIFYGSAQKAKKYFETMGYQCPERQTTADFLTSVTSPAERVINPDFIGRGIQVPQTPEDMNNYWRNSPEYKELINEIDTHLANNQDESRNSIKEAHIAKQSNRARPGSPYTVNYGMQVKYLLTRNVWRIKNNSSVQLFMIFGNCGMAFILGSMFYKVMKHDSTSTFYYRGAAMFFAILFNAFSCLLEIFSLYEARPITEKHRSYSLYHPSADAFASIFSEIPTKIIIAIGFNIIYYFLVNFERNGGVFFFYWLINIVAVFAMSHLFRTVGSLTKTLSEAMIPASMLLLAMSMFTGFAIPKTKMLGWSKWIWYINPIAYLFESLMINEFHGRRFECAAFIPSGPAYSNITATERVCAVSGSVAGQSYVLGDDYIRVSYDYLHKHKWRGFGIGMAYAIFFLFAYLVVCEYNEGAKQKGEMLVFPQSVLRKLRKEGQLKKDSEDIENGSNSSTTEKQLLEDSDEGSSNGDSTGLVKSEAIFHWRNLCYDVQIKDETRRILNNVDGWVKPGTLTALMGSSGAGKTTLLDCLAERVTMGVITGDVLVDGRPRDESFPRSIGYCQQQDLHLKTSTVRESLRFSAYLRQPAEVSVEEKDAYVEEVIKILEMEKYADAVVGVAGEGLNVEQRKRLTIGVELAAKPKLLVFLDEPTSGLDSQTAWSICQLMRKLASHGQAILCTIHQPSAILMQEFDRLLFLQKGGKTVYFGELGEGCQVMIDYFERNGSHKCPPDANPAEWMLEVVGAAPGSHANQDYHEVWRNSEEFRIVHEELDLMERELPAKSAGVDTDHQEFATGLFYQTKLVSVRLFQQYWRSPEYLWAKFVLTIFNELFIGFTFFKAGTSLQGLQNQMLAAFMFTVIFNPLLQQYLPSFVQQRDLYEARERPSRTFSWKAFIVSQILVEAPWNFLAGTLAYFIYYYPIGFYENASYAGQLHERGALFWLFSTAFYVYVGSMGFLTVSFNEIAENAANLASLMFTMALSFCGVMTTPSAMPRFWIFMYRVSPLTYFVQGILAVGLANTKIECSSSEFLQFEAPSGMTCGNYMEAYLDYAGTGYLKDESATGTCEFCEYSYTNDYLSSINSYYSQRWRNWGIFICYIAINYIGGIAFYYLARVPKKSKVAKK; the protein is encoded by the coding sequence ATGTCGgagaagaaagatattattgattCTGGTGCAATGAGTCAAGTAGATGAAAGTTCATCATTAAACTTACAAAGTTATGATGGTTTTGATCAAAATGCTCAAGATAAAATTAGACAATTAGCAAGAAGTTTGACTAACCAAAGTTCTACTACTCATAACAACGATGCCGCATCTTTATTCTCAAACGTTAAAGGTGTCAACCCGGTTTTCACTGATCCTTCAAATCCAGAATACGATGAAAGATTAGATCCAGAAAGTGAGAATTTTTCCAGTACCGCTTGGGTTAAAAATATGGCAAATTTAACTGCTGCTGATCCAGATTACTATAAGCCTTACTCTTTAGGTTGTGTTTGGAAAGATTTGACTGCTTCAGGTGACTCTTCAGATGTCGTCTACCAATCTACCGTCTTCAATATGccaacaaaattattgaaaacagCTTTCAGAAAAGCTAGACCAGCTAAAGAATCAGAcacttttcaaattttaaaaccAATGGAAGGTTGTATCAACCCAGGTGAATTATTAGTCGTCCTTGGTAGACCAGGTTCTGGTTGTACTACCCTATTGAAATCCATTTCTTCCAACACTCACGGTTTCAACGTCGGTAAGGATTCAACAATCTCATACAATGGTCTTACTCCAAAGGCTATAAATAGACATTACCGTGGTGAAGTAGTGTACAATGCCGAGTCCGATGTACATTTACCACATCTTACAGTTTTCGAAACATTGTATACTGTCGCAAGATTAAAGACTCCAAGTAATCGTGTTCAAGGTGTTGACAGAGACACTTACGCTAAACATCTAACTGACGTTACAATGGCTACTTACGGTTTGTCTCACACAAGAAACACAAAAGTTGGTAACGATCTTGTTAGAGGTGTTTCTGGTGGTGAAAGAAAGCGTGTTTCCATTGCTGAGGTCACTATCTGTGGTTCTAAGTTCCAATGTTGGGATAATGCAACAAGAGGTTTAGATTCTGCAACTGCTTTAGAATTTATCAGAGCTTTAAAAACCCAGGCTACTTTAACTAACACCGCTGCTACTATCGCTATTTACCAATGTTCTCAAGATGCTTACGATTTATTCGATAAAGTTTGTGTATTATACGGTGGCTACCAAATCTTTTATGGATCTGCACAAAAGgcaaagaaatattttgaaactatGGGTTACCAATGTCCAGAAAGACAAACTACTGCAGATTTCTTAACTTCTGTTACAAGTCCTGCTGAAAGAGTTATAAATCCTGATTTCATTGGAAGAGGCATTCAAGTTCCACAAACTCCAGAAGATATGAATAACTATTGGAGGAATTCCCCTGAATATAAAGAGTTAATAAACGAAATTGACACCCATTTAGCTAACAACCAAGACGAATCTCGTAACAGCATCAAAGAAGCTCATATCGCTAAACAATCAAACAGAGCTAGACCAGGCTCTCCTTACACAGTTAATTACGGTATGCAAGTCAAATATCTACTCACAAGAAACGTTTGGAGAATTAAAAACAATTCTAGTGTCCAACTATTTATGATCTTTGGTAACTGTGGTATGGCCTTCATTTTGGGTTCCATGTTCTACAAAGTTATGAAACATGATTCAACATCTACATTCTATTATCGTGGTGCAGCTATGTTCTTCGccattcttttcaatgcCTTCTCCTGCcttttagaaattttctcCTTATACGAAGCAAGGCCAATTACTGAAAAACACAGAAGTTATTCCTTATACCACCCAAGTGCTGATGCATTTGCCTCCATTTTCTCTGAAATTCCAACTAAAATTATCATCGCCATTGGTTTCAACATCATTTACTATTTCTTAGTTAACTTCGAAAGAAACGGTGgtgtcttcttcttttattgGTTAATTAACATCGTCGCTGTTTTTGCCATGTCTCATTTATTCAGAACTGTGGGTTCTTTGACTAAGACTTTATCCGAGGCTATGATACCTGCTTCTATGTTATTACTAGCTATGTCCATGTTTACTGGTTTCGCTATCCCCAAGACGAAGATGCTGGGCTGGTCCAAGTGGATTTGGTATATCAACCCAATTgcttatttatttgaatcgTTAATGATCAATGAATTCCATGGTCGTAGATTCGAATGTGCAGCATTTATTCCAAGTGGTCCAGCTTATAGCAATATTACGGCTACTGAAAGAGTTTGTGCTGTCAGTGGTTCTGTTGCCGGCCAAAGTTACGTTTTAGGTGATGATTACATTAGGGTTAGCTACGACTATCTCCATAAACATAAGTGGAGAGGTTTCGGTATTGGTATGGCCTATGccatcttctttcttttcgCTTACCTAGTTGTGTGTGAATACAACGAAGGTGCCAAGCAAAAGGGTGAAATGCTAGTTTTCCCACAAAGTGTTCTAAGAAAgttaagaaaagaaggtcaattgaaaaaggactctgaagatattgaaaacgGCAGCAACTCATCTACTACTGAAAAACAACTATTAGAAGATTCTGACGAAGGTTCTTCCAATGGCGATAGTACTGGTTTGGTTAAGTCTGAGGCTATTTTCCACTGGAGAAACTTATGTTATGATGTCCAAATTAAAGACGAAACAAGACGTATTTTGAACAATGTCGATGGTTGGGTCAAACCAGGTACATTAACTGCTTTAATGGGTTCTTCTGGTGCTGGTAAGACTACTTTATTGGATTGCTTGGCTGAGAGAGTTACTATGGGTGTTATCACCGGTGATGTTTTGGTTGATGGTCGTCCTCGTGATGAGTCATTCCCAAGATCTATTGGTTATTGTCAACAACAAGATTTACATTTGAAGACATCGACTGTGAGAGAATCTCTAAGATTCTCAGCATACTTACGTCAACCAGCAGAAGTttctgttgaagaaaaggatgCTTACGTTGAGGAAGTCATCAAGATTttagaaatggaaaagtACGCTGACGCTGTTGTTGGTGTTGCTGGTGAAGGTTTGAATGTTgaacaaagaaagagattgaCTATTGGTGTTGAACTTGCTGCCAAGCCTAAATTATTAGTTTTCTTAGATGAACCTACGTCCGGTTTAGATTCCCAAACTGCATGGTCTATTTGTCAATTAATGAGAAAGTTAGCCAGTCATGGTCAAGCCATCCTGTGTACCATCCATCAACCATCTGCTATTTTGATGCAAGAATTTGATcgtttattatttttacaGAAGGGTGGTAAAACTGTTTATTTTGGTGAATTAGGTGAAGGCTGTCAGGTTATGATTGATTATTTCGAGCGTAACGGTTCTCATAAATGTCCCCCAGATGCTAACCCAGCTGAATGGATGTTAGAAGTTGTTGGTGCTGCTCCAGGTTCTCATGCTAATCAGGACTATCATGAGGTCTGGAGAAACTCAGAAGAATTTAGAATTGTCcatgaagaattagatcTTATGGAAAGAGAGTTACCCGCAAAATCTGCTGGTGTCGATACTGATCATCAAGAGTTTGCCACTGGTTTATTTTACCAAACCAAATTAGTCAGTGTTCGTTTATTCCAACAATATTGGAGATCTCCAGAGTATCTATGGGCAAAGTTTGTTTTaactattttcaatgagTTGTTTATTGGTTTCACCTTCTTCAAAGCAGGTACTTCATTACAAGGTttacaaaatcaaatgTTAGCTGCATTCATGTTCACAGTCATTTTCAATCCATTATTACAACAATATCTTCCATCATTTGTCCAACAAAGAGACTTATACGAAGCCAGGGAACGTCCTTCTAGAACTTTCTCCTGGAAAGCCTTCATTGTTTCCCAGATTTTAGTTGAGGCGCCATGGAACTTCTTAGCTGGTACACTAGCATACTTCATTTACTACTATCCAATTGGGTTCTACGAAAATGCCTCATATGCTGGTCAATTACATGAAAGAGGTGCGTTATTCTGGCTATTCTCAACAGCTTTCTATGTCTATGTTGGTTCCATGGGTTTCTTAACTGTTTccttcaatgaaattgcCGAAAACGCTGCTAACTTAGCAAGTTTAATGTTTACAATGGCATTATCTTTCTGTGGTGTTATGACAACTCCAAGTGCTATGCCAAGATTCTGGATCTTTATGTACAGAGTTTCACCATTAACTTACTTTGTCCAAGGTATATTAGCTGTAGGTCTTGCTAACACAAAAATCGAATGTTCTTCTAGTGAATTTTTACAGTTTGAAGCCCCATCAGGCATGACGTGTGGTAATTACATGGAAGCTTATCTCGACTATGCTGGTACAGGTTACTTAAAGGACGAAAGTGCAACGGGCACCTGTGAATTCTGTGAATACAGTTACACAAACGATTATTTAAGTTCGATAAACTCATATTATTCCCAAAGATGGAGGAACTGGGGTATTTTCATCTGTTACATTGCAATCAATTACATTGGTGGTATTGCATTCTATTATCTTGCTAGAGTCCCCAAGAAATCCAAAGTAGCTAAAAAATAA
- the KAFR0C05220 gene encoding pleiotropic drug resistance family ABC transporter (similar to Saccharomyces cerevisiae PDR5 (YOR153W) and PDR15 (YDR406W); ancestral locus Anc_5.500) gives MSTPKDIDVNLSKYDTVLSNDSPSNTYNGFDDESRKLVRNLAKTLTSNFESTESSALSYNVRDTNVMIMNPSEPGYDKRLDPNSDEFSSKLWIQYLAHLSSTDPEYYKPFSFGCTWKNLSVSGDSADVTYQSTIFNVPFKILGKVYRRFRPARDSNSFQILKPMEGYLDPGELLVVLGRPGSGCTTLLKTISSNTHGFRVDKDSVISYNGLTPREMRKHFRGEVVYNAESDVHLPHLTVFETLYTVARLKTPTNRIKGVDRDTYARHITDVAIATYGLSHTKNTKVGNALVRGVSGGERKRVSIAEVSICGSKFQCWDNATRGLDSANALEFIRALDTESSLLKTAAVVAIYQCSQTAYDLFNKVCVLNKGYQIYFGPIDEAKGYFESMGYKCPDRQTTADFLTSITNPSERIVNPEFIEKGIPVPQTPDEMYTYWKSSREYEELMKKIDIRLSENEDVTRKMMKSSHVARQSKGIRSGSPYTVRYGLQVRYLLTRNFWRIRNNISVPLVMFIGNSSMAFILGSMFFKAMQQDNTTTFYFRGAAMFFAILFNSFSCLLEIFTLYEARPVSEKHRAYSLYHPSADAFASIFSELPNKIVISVVFNIIYYFMVNFRRTAGAFFFYWLISLVGVFAMSHLFRTVGSLTKTLSEAMVPASILLLSMSMYAGFAIPKTKMLGWSKWIWYINPIAYLFESLMVNEFHGREFQCANFIPSGPTYSNATGDERSCSTLGAIPGSSYVLGDNYLRQSYDYLYQHKWRGFGIGLAYAVFFLVVYLIVCEFNEGAKQKGEMLVFPHGVLKKLKKRGVLSDDDKRDFEKGSFDATNHDLIKDSESTDESSTNGARLLKSQAVFHWRNLCYDIPIKHGTRRLLDNVDGWVKPGTLTALMGASGAGKTTLLDCLAERVTMGVITGDVLVDGRPRDESFPRSIGYCQQQDLHLKTSTVRESLRFSAYLRQPAEVSVEEKDAYVEEVIKILEMEKYADAVVGVAGEGLNVEQRKRLTIGVELAAKPKLLVFLDEPTSGLDSQTAWSICQLMRKLASHGQAILCTIHQPSAILMQEFDRLLFLQDGGQTTYFGELGDGCCTMIDYFERNGAHKCPIGANPAEWMLEVVGAAPGSQATQDYFKIWRNSEEFKAVHKELDSLEKESNLRPEGITTDHAEFATSIPYQIRLVSARLFQQYIRAPEYLWSKFGLTIVDELFIGFTFFKAGTSLQGLQNQMLAAFMFTVVFNPLLQQYLPSFVQQRDLYEARERPSRTFSWKAFIVSQILVEAPCNFLAGTLAYFIYYYPIGFYENASFAGQLHERGALFWLFSTGFYVFVGSMGFLTVSFNEVAQNAAGIASLMFVMCTTFCGVLATPEVMPGFWIFMYRLSPLTYFVQGFLATGLANAKIQCSEKEFIVFSPPSGMNCGQYMEQYITNTGTGYLEDSESTSTCEFCQFSYTNDFLASVNSFYSQRWRNWGIFICYIAFNYMAGIFLYWLARVPKKSSGLKRKIRKNELS, from the coding sequence ATGTCAACTCCGAAAGACATAGATGTAAATCTATCTAAGTATGATACGGTACTGTCAAACGACAGTCCATCGAATACATATAATGGCTTTGACGATGAATCAAGAAAGCTGGTACGAAATTTAGCAAAAACTTTAACCTCTAATTTCGAAAGTACAGAGTCCTCCGCACTTTCTTATAATGTTCGCGATACGAATGTCATGATTATGAACCCTTCAGAGCCAGGATATGATAAACGTCTCGATCCCAATAGCGATGAATTTTCAAGTAAATTATGGATCCAGTACTTGGCACACTTATCGTCCACTGATCCGGAGTACTATAAACCATTTTCCTTTGGCTGTACCTGGAAAAATCTCAGTGTGTCGGGCGATTCAGCGGATGTAACCTATCAGTCAactattttcaatgtaCCTTTCAAGATACTAGGTAAGGTTTACAGGAGATTCAGACCTGCTAGAGACTCTAACAGtttccaaatattgaagCCCATGGAAGGCTATTTGGATCCGGGAGAGTTGCTAGTTGTCCTTGGTAGACCTGGATCCGGCTGTACAACATTGTTGAAAACCATATCTTCCAATACACATGGCTTCAGAGTAGATAAAGATAGTGTCATATCTTACAATGGTCTCACGCCTAGAGAAATGAGAAAACACTTTCGTGGTGAAGTAGTGTACAATGCCGAGTCCGATGTACATTTACCACATCTTACAGTTTTCGAAACACTATACACCGTTGCAAGATTAAAGACTCCTACTAATCGTATTAAAGGCGTTGATAGAGATACGTACGCAAGGCATATCACAGATGTCGCAATTGCAACTTATGGTTTGTCCCATACAAAAAATACGAAGGTAGGAAACGCATTAGTTAGAGGTGTTTCCGGTGGTGAAAGGAAACGTGTTTCCATCGCTGAGGTTTCAATATGCGGTTCTAAGTTTCAATGTTGGGATAATGCGACAAGAGGTTTGGATTCTGCTAATGCTCTGGAATTTATAAGAGCTCTGGACACCGAATCATCTCTACTTAAAACTGCAGCCGTTGTCGCAATCTACCAGTGTTCTCAAACCGCTTATGATTTGTTCAATAAGGTTTGCGTATTGAATAAAGGCtatcaaatatattttgGCCCTATTGATGAAGCTAAGGGTTACTTCGAATCCATGGGTTATAAATGTCCTGATAGACAAACCACCGCAGATTTCCTAACATCCATAACAAACCCATCAGAAAGAATAGTCAACCCTGAATTCATAGAAAAAGGTATACCCGTCCCACAAACACCTGATGAGATGTATACGTACTGGAAAAGTTCAAGGGAGTATGAAGaactaatgaaaaaaattgacatCAGATTATCTGAAAACGAGGATGTCACCCGtaaaatgatgaaaagttCTCACGTTGCTAGGCAATCTAAAGGAATAAGATCAGGTTCTCCATACACAGTAAGATACGGGCTACAAGTAAGGTATTTGTTGACAAGGAATTTTTGGAGAATAAGAAACAATATTAGTGTTCCTTTAGTCATGTTTATTGGGAATTCTTCCATGGCATTCATTCTAGGATCCatgtttttcaaagctaTGCAACAAGATAATACTACAACGTTCTATTTTAGGGGTGCAGCCATGTTCTTCGCTATACTgttcaattctttttcatgCCTTCTAGAGATTTTCACACTATACGAAGCAAGACCAGTTAGTGAGAAGCATAGAGCATACTCCTTGTATCATCCCAGTGCCGATGCCTTCGCATCAATTTTCTCAGAACTACCAAATAAGATCGTGATTTCTGttgttttcaatatcatttattattttatggTTAATTTTAGAAGAACAGCTGGCGCCTTCTTTTTCTATTGGCTAATTAGTCTTGTTGGTGTCTTTGCCATGTCGCATCTGTTCCGGACTGTGGGCTCTTTAACAAAAACGCTATCTGAAGCAATGGTACCCGCGtcaattttattgttaTCAATGTCAATGTATGCAGGATTTGCTATCCCCAAGACGAAAATGCTGGGCTGGTCCAAGTGGATATGGTATATCAACCCAATTgcttatttatttgaatctCTTATGGTAAATGAATTTCATGGTCGGGAATTCCAATGTGCCAACTTTATCCCAAGTGGTCCTACCTATTCAAATGCTACTGGAGATGAGAGGAGCTGTTCTACTTTAGGTGCTATCCCTGGAAGTTCCTATGTGCTAGGTGACAATTATTTAAGGCAAAGTTACGATTATCTTTATCAACACAAATGGAGAGGCTTTGGTATTGGCTTAGCTTATGCTGTATTTTTCTTAGTCGTGTATTTAATCGTCTGtgaattcaatgaaggTGCGAAACAGAAAGGTGAAATGCTCGTATTCCCACATGGAGTATTAAAAaagctgaagaaaagaggGGTGCTatctgatgatgataaacGTGACTTTGAAAAGGGTAGTTTTGATGCTACCAACCATGATCTTATCAAAGATAGTGAAAGTACTGATGAGAGTAGTACAAATGGGGCAAGGCTACTCAAGTCGCAAGCTGTTTTTCATTGGAGAAATTTATGCTACGATATTCCCATAAAACATGGAACGAGAAGGCTATTGGATAATGTCGATGGTTGGGTCAAACCAGGCACATTAACTGCTTTAATGGGTGCTTCTGGTGCTGGTAAGACTACTTTATTGGATTGCTTGGCTGAGAGAGTTACTATGGGTGTTATCACCGGTGATGTTTTGGTTGATGGTCGTCCTCGTGATGAGTCATTCCCAAGATCTATTGGTTATTGTCAACAACAAGATTTACATTTGAAGACATCGACTGTGAGAGAATCTCTAAGATTCTCAGCATACTTACGTCAACCAGCAGAAGTttctgttgaagaaaaggatgCTTACGTTGAGGAAGTCATCAAGATTttagaaatggaaaagtACGCTGACGCTGTTGTTGGTGTTGCTGGTGAAGGTTTGAATGTTgaacaaagaaagagattgaCTATTGGTGTTGAACTTGCTGCCAAGCCTAAATTATTAGTTTTCTTAGATGAACCTACGTCCGGTTTAGATTCCCAAACTGCATGGTCTATTTGTCAATTAATGAGAAAGTTAGCCAGTCATGGTCAAGCCATCCTGTGTACCATCCATCAACCATCTGCTATTTTGATGCAAGAATTTGACCGTCTGTTATTCTTACAGGATGGCGGACAAACCACTTATTTTGGTGAGTTAGGCGACGGATGTTGTACCATGATTGATTATTTCGAGCGTAATGGTGCACACAAATGCCCGATAGGCGCGAACCCAGCTGAATGGATGTTAGAAGTTGTTGGTGCTGCTCCAGGTTCCCAGGCTACCCAAGATTACTTTAAAATTTGGAGGAATTCAGAAGAATTTAAAGCTGTCCATAAAGAATTAGATAGTCTGGAGAAAGAATCAAACTTAAGACCTGAAGGTATCACAACTGATCATGCAGAATTTGCCACATCTATTCCATATCAAATACGATTAGTTAGCGCGCGTTTGTTCCAACAATATATCAGGGCTCCTGAATATTTATGGTCCAAGTTTGGTCTAACAATTGTCGATGAACTTTTCATTGGGttcactttcttcaaagcAGGTACTTCGTTACAAGGTttacaaaatcaaatgTTAGCTGCATTCATGTTCACAGTCGTTTTCAATCCATTATTACAACAATATCTTCCATCATTTGTCCAACAAAGAGACTTATACGAAGCCAGAGAACGTCCTTCTAGAACTTTCTCCTGGAAAGCCTTCATTGTTTCCCAGATTTTAGTTGAGGCGCCATGTAACTTCTTAGCTGGTACATTAGCATACTTCATTTACTACTATCCAATTGGGTTCTACGAAAATGCTTCATTTGCTGGTCAATTACATGAAAGAGGTGCCTTATTCTGGCTATTCTCAACTGGTTTCTATGTCTTCGTTGGTTCCATGGGTTTCTTAACTGTTTCATTTAACGAAGTTGCCCAAAATGCTGCAGGTATAGCTAGCTTGATGTTTGTCATGTGTACTACATTCTGCGGTGTCCTTGCAACACCTGAGGTTATGCCTGGATTTTGGATTTTCATGTATAGGCTATCACCATTGACCTATTTTGTTCAGGGGTTCCTTGCTACTGGTTTAGCAAACGCTAAGATCCAATGTTCTGAAAAAGAGTTTATAGTTTTTTCACCTCCCAGTGGTATGAATTGTGGTCAATATATGGAGCAATATATTACCAACACAGGCACTGGCTATCTCGAAGATTCAGAATCTACTTCGACTTGTGAATTCTGTCAATTTTCTTACACTAATGACTTCTTAGCCTCTGTCAACTCATTTTATTCCCAAAGATGGAGAAACTGGGGCATCTTCATATGTTACATCGCCTTTAATTATATGGCGGGCATATTTTTATACTGGCTAGCTAGGGTGCCAAAGAAATCTAGCGGtttaaagagaaaaatacGTAAGAATGAACTTTCTTGA